The following coding sequences are from one uncultured Desulfobacter sp. window:
- a CDS encoding PEP-CTERM sorting domain-containing protein: protein MFLPVSARHQVARLSLIVSGCLLIAVFLVRPGRLNADILISDETTGTNGSITHPENPFILGENETLTVQAGGSITAAGLNSFAIYAGGTGEGGNTIILESGSFVENTLAWDYFSGAGIRIKGDERDDDIFGLTGNGPLDNGASNIVSISAGARLSTDSVCGIRADNNNYISQNGTLSTSGNFISGIHVNDNNEIQMSGSLASTGGTGIYANRNNLIDISGAINASGTNGAGIVVNLDNYITVTGTVEITASESYDPLGGQRSAGIYAGTDNTINVSGSISSSGTGSDAIRVSNCNTIKMSGNIITEGSGTGPPYDRGNTSWGDGGLIMYPLGQTRVSGIKADNFNTITVDGTIETFGHYAGGMHVGDGNVIDISGEINTCGRESEAVIINSDNQITVDGRLHTQGEGSGGIHAGGGNNYITLSGAVITEGEEADGIFADSGRTIEITDTGVIETFGEDASAIYTKGPTTIDMAGNISTCGDYTQSIYSRGTGTITVSGTINHEGFGGAGILAFYADEVNISGDINVTGNSFGINALDVTSITVSGSIETDGNYAIVTEQTEEINISGSVKTHGNYGYAVDTADRINLSGSIVTYGKEGRGLNAGSNFASISGSISTWGEGATAIDAGADASVTLSGYAGTSGSQAHVLLTGNKNIINVSGTLETSGEAADGIRLSGGGNVVYLTGLLSSTGPDGYALNSDVPVYFSWPGIFILPGTEEDETVEPQAYYTQNVVHLLNGASVNGGIINSTTTEHNSFLTFGYVANMDGTADLSGVDQDFNLTMNDGITSTTAAGWKGYFAGGTTTLKGATNQFSDLFIGSSTFDGARIPAGSGGETTLDALDGPGANLKVTQAVATTGKVAVGKNSRYTLSGTHTHTGGDVRIDGTLSLVSGTLDSSSAIVNTGRMAGNGDIAASTLSNTGEMEFTQGRSTVRGNTTNAGTILNNGGEVHFKGDYLEQGTFYSDQGDTYMDNVTVDENGALVAGGSDPEALARFFIAGDFVNYSTRTTEWDTINVMLTFTGGDNGVHNLFSAGVATASPLDGFNDNFAWGNLTLGDDVEMLFLLDGNEDSQSTAFYTEIITGIKFNAQGQIINVCGDMNLYYLADLDGNDYLGGISYDFATGSGQLIAVSGVSSVPLPGSLILLASGLLVAAWQRRRRPV, encoded by the coding sequence ATGTTTCTGCCTGTTTCAGCCCGCCATCAAGTCGCCCGGTTGTCCCTAATCGTTTCAGGGTGTTTACTCATTGCCGTTTTTCTGGTCCGCCCGGGCCGCCTGAATGCCGACATATTGATTTCAGATGAGACAACAGGCACCAACGGCAGCATCACCCATCCGGAAAACCCTTTTATACTTGGAGAAAATGAAACCCTGACCGTTCAGGCCGGCGGTTCCATAACCGCAGCGGGACTGAATTCCTTTGCCATATATGCCGGCGGAACAGGAGAAGGCGGAAATACCATCATTCTTGAATCCGGAAGCTTTGTTGAAAACACCCTGGCGTGGGATTATTTTTCCGGAGCGGGCATCCGCATCAAAGGCGACGAGAGAGATGATGATATATTCGGCCTAACCGGCAATGGGCCGCTTGACAACGGGGCATCAAACATCGTGTCCATCAGCGCAGGCGCACGGCTCTCCACAGACTCCGTGTGCGGCATCCGGGCGGATAATAACAATTATATTTCCCAGAACGGCACCCTGTCCACATCGGGCAATTTTATAAGCGGTATTCATGTCAATGATAATAATGAAATACAAATGAGCGGGAGCCTGGCATCAACCGGTGGGACAGGTATCTATGCCAACCGGAACAACCTCATTGATATATCCGGGGCTATCAATGCTTCGGGCACGAATGGTGCCGGGATTGTCGTTAACCTGGACAACTATATCACCGTGACAGGCACTGTGGAGATCACCGCTTCCGAATCATACGATCCCTTGGGTGGCCAGCGTTCCGCAGGCATATACGCCGGCACGGATAATACCATCAATGTCTCGGGGTCCATCAGTTCATCCGGAACCGGTTCAGACGCCATTCGGGTCAGTAACTGCAATACCATCAAGATGTCCGGCAACATTATTACTGAGGGTAGCGGCACCGGTCCGCCCTATGACCGGGGGAACACCTCTTGGGGCGACGGCGGCTTGATTATGTATCCATTAGGGCAAACCAGGGTATCCGGAATTAAAGCTGATAATTTTAACACCATTACCGTTGACGGGACCATAGAAACCTTTGGGCACTATGCCGGCGGGATGCATGTAGGTGACGGCAATGTCATTGATATTTCAGGGGAGATTAACACCTGCGGCCGTGAATCAGAGGCCGTGATTATCAACAGCGATAATCAGATAACAGTAGACGGCCGGCTCCATACACAAGGAGAAGGGTCCGGCGGGATTCATGCAGGCGGGGGCAACAACTACATTACATTGTCCGGTGCCGTCATCACCGAAGGAGAAGAAGCCGACGGTATTTTCGCTGATTCGGGCCGCACCATTGAAATTACGGATACCGGTGTCATTGAAACTTTTGGAGAGGATGCCTCGGCCATTTACACCAAAGGGCCGACAACCATTGACATGGCCGGCAATATATCTACCTGTGGGGATTATACACAAAGCATTTACAGCCGCGGCACAGGCACAATAACTGTATCGGGGACTATCAATCATGAGGGCTTCGGCGGGGCAGGAATCCTGGCTTTTTACGCAGATGAGGTCAATATTTCAGGAGATATAAATGTAACCGGAAACAGTTTCGGAATTAATGCCCTGGATGTAACATCCATTACCGTTTCTGGATCAATTGAAACCGACGGCAATTATGCGATTGTTACAGAACAGACCGAAGAGATCAATATATCAGGCAGCGTCAAAACCCATGGCAACTATGGCTATGCAGTTGATACGGCAGACAGGATTAATTTATCCGGCAGTATTGTAACTTACGGGAAAGAGGGCCGTGGCCTGAACGCCGGCAGTAATTTCGCTTCCATTTCCGGAAGCATCTCTACATGGGGAGAAGGAGCCACGGCGATTGACGCAGGTGCCGACGCATCCGTTACCCTTTCCGGTTATGCCGGAACATCCGGAAGCCAGGCCCATGTCCTGTTAACGGGAAACAAGAATATCATCAATGTATCCGGAACCCTTGAAACCTCAGGAGAGGCCGCCGATGGAATCCGGCTTAGCGGCGGGGGGAATGTCGTCTATCTTACCGGTTTACTTTCCTCTACCGGCCCGGACGGATATGCGTTGAACTCCGACGTTCCTGTCTATTTCTCCTGGCCCGGTATCTTCATTCTGCCGGGAACAGAAGAAGACGAAACCGTAGAACCACAGGCGTACTACACCCAAAACGTGGTACACCTGTTGAACGGCGCATCCGTCAACGGCGGCATTATCAACAGCACCACCACCGAGCACAATTCATTTTTGACCTTTGGTTATGTCGCAAACATGGACGGCACTGCAGACCTTTCCGGCGTGGACCAGGACTTCAATCTGACCATGAATGACGGCATCACATCTACCACTGCCGCTGGCTGGAAAGGATATTTTGCCGGCGGCACCACGACGCTCAAAGGGGCAACCAATCAATTTTCAGATCTTTTCATCGGCAGCAGCACATTTGACGGCGCCCGGATACCCGCCGGCAGCGGCGGCGAAACCACCCTGGATGCCTTGGACGGCCCGGGGGCCAACCTCAAGGTGACCCAGGCCGTTGCCACCACTGGGAAAGTGGCCGTGGGAAAAAACAGCCGCTATACCCTTTCGGGAACCCACACCCATACCGGCGGGGATGTACGGATAGACGGGACTTTGTCCCTGGTATCCGGTACGTTGGACAGCAGCAGCGCCATCGTCAATACCGGGCGGATGGCCGGTAATGGTGACATTGCAGCGTCCACACTCTCCAACACCGGTGAAATGGAATTCACCCAGGGCCGGTCAACCGTCCGGGGCAACACAACCAACGCGGGAACCATCCTCAACAACGGTGGTGAGGTACATTTTAAGGGCGATTATCTGGAACAGGGTACGTTTTACAGCGACCAAGGCGACACCTATATGGACAATGTCACAGTGGATGAAAACGGTGCCCTTGTTGCTGGCGGGTCCGACCCGGAGGCGTTGGCGCGCTTTTTCATCGCAGGAGACTTTGTCAATTACAGTACCCGGACCACCGAGTGGGACACCATCAACGTCATGCTGACGTTCACAGGTGGTGACAACGGCGTTCACAATTTGTTTTCGGCAGGCGTGGCGACGGCGTCGCCCCTTGACGGATTTAATGATAATTTTGCCTGGGGAAACTTAACCCTTGGTGATGACGTGGAGATGCTTTTTCTTTTAGACGGCAATGAAGACAGCCAAAGCACGGCCTTTTACACCGAAATCATTACCGGTATCAAATTTAACGCCCAGGGGCAGATTATAAATGTCTGCGGCGATATGAACCTCTATTACCTGGCAGATCTGGACGGAAACGACTACCTTGGCGGTATTTCCTATGACTTTGCCACAGGATCGGGACAACTGATTGCCGTCTCCGGGGTCTCCTCCGTCCCTCTGCCCGGAAGTCTGATACTCCTGGCATCAGGTCTCCTGGTTGCCGCATGGCAACGCAGGCGACGGCCAGTGTAA